In one window of Myxococcus virescens DNA:
- a CDS encoding TrkH family potassium uptake protein, which translates to MDGLPSPVDSFLRSPLRWLWLRWFSISPATLLALSFAVLIAVGTAGLLWLPALYTGPRLGFLDALFTMTSAVCVTGLSVVNTATAFTRWGQLWLLVFIQLGGLGLVTLTTLVIGALGRRLSLRSEVIVGAPMDYTHRHNVLSLTLRVARFTLGVEALGALLLWLLWLPRFGWKEAAWHAVFHSVSAFCNAGFSTFSDSLAGFSREPLTLLVISFLIIMGSLGYLSSEEALRWWRSRDQRSRRMSVHTFAALLVTGVLLVGGTVLFALFEWRGTLAPLGYVDRVVNAWFMSATARTAGFNSVSYSEVSNASGFFTILLMVVGGSPGSTAGGLKTTTLAVLGALAFTRIRGRRHAELHGRAIPEGTIERTVSLALIAFGVMTAAVFVLSFTEGRGAESVQAARASFLPVFFEVVSAFCTVGLTMDMSPSLSVAGKLLIIGLMFVGRLGPLSFFAALSLRARTHLRHVRPAQEDLIVG; encoded by the coding sequence GTGGATGGTCTCCCCAGCCCCGTGGACTCCTTCCTTCGTTCACCCCTCCGCTGGCTCTGGCTGCGCTGGTTCTCCATCTCACCGGCGACGTTGCTGGCGCTCTCCTTCGCGGTCCTCATCGCGGTGGGGACGGCGGGGTTGCTCTGGCTCCCGGCGTTGTACACGGGCCCGCGCCTGGGCTTTCTCGACGCGCTCTTCACCATGACGAGCGCGGTGTGCGTGACGGGGCTCTCCGTGGTGAACACCGCGACGGCCTTCACCCGCTGGGGGCAACTGTGGCTGCTCGTCTTCATCCAGTTGGGGGGCCTGGGGCTGGTCACCCTCACCACGCTCGTCATCGGCGCGTTGGGCCGGCGGCTGTCCCTCCGCAGCGAGGTCATCGTCGGTGCGCCCATGGACTACACGCACCGGCACAACGTGCTGTCGCTGACGCTGCGGGTCGCGCGCTTCACCTTGGGGGTGGAGGCGCTGGGGGCGTTGTTGCTGTGGCTGCTGTGGCTGCCGCGCTTCGGCTGGAAGGAGGCGGCCTGGCACGCTGTCTTCCATTCGGTCAGCGCCTTCTGCAACGCCGGGTTCTCGACGTTCAGTGATTCGCTGGCGGGCTTCAGCCGGGAGCCCCTCACGCTCCTGGTCATCTCCTTCCTCATCATCATGGGGAGCCTGGGCTACCTGTCGAGCGAGGAGGCGCTGCGCTGGTGGCGCAGCCGCGACCAGCGCTCCCGGCGGATGAGTGTACACACCTTCGCGGCGCTGCTCGTCACCGGGGTGCTGCTGGTGGGCGGCACCGTGCTCTTCGCGCTCTTCGAGTGGCGGGGAACGCTGGCGCCCCTGGGCTACGTGGACCGGGTGGTCAACGCCTGGTTCATGTCCGCCACGGCGCGCACGGCGGGCTTCAACAGCGTGAGCTACTCCGAGGTGAGCAACGCGAGCGGTTTCTTCACCATCCTGCTGATGGTGGTGGGAGGCAGTCCTGGCTCCACGGCCGGGGGCTTGAAGACGACGACGCTGGCGGTGCTGGGCGCGCTCGCCTTCACGCGCATCCGGGGACGCCGGCATGCCGAGTTGCATGGCCGCGCCATCCCGGAGGGCACCATCGAACGCACGGTGTCGCTGGCCCTCATCGCCTTCGGGGTGATGACGGCGGCCGTCTTCGTGCTCTCCTTCACGGAGGGGCGCGGAGCGGAGTCGGTGCAGGCCGCGCGCGCCAGCTTCCTTCCCGTCTTCTTCGAGGTGGTCAGCGCCTTCTGCACGGTGGGGCTGACCATGGATATGTCGCCCAGCCTGAGCGTGGCGGGCAAGCTGCTGATCATCGGGCTGATGTTCGTGGGACGGCTGGGGCCGCTGTCCTTCTTCGCCGCCCTCAGCCTGCGCGCCCGGACGCACCTGCGGCACGTGCGCCCCGCGCAGGAGGACCTCATCGTTGGTTAA
- a CDS encoding TetR/AcrR family transcriptional regulator: MATKKRLSGADRRVQLMAVGRGVFASKGYEATSIEEVAQQAGVSKPIVYEHFGAKEGLYAAIVDREMDDLVTRVSESIASGTPRERFERAVLAFMTYAKEEPAGFAVMTRDSPLAAGRRGLTRVIDDLALRVADIFKSEFEHAGYNPKVAPIYANALVGMVTQVGQWWAEDGRSFSIDHVARHVAALGWMGLRHLPKEPAASNGRRGAKRRGG, translated from the coding sequence GTGGCGACGAAGAAGCGACTGTCGGGTGCCGACCGCCGGGTCCAGTTGATGGCGGTGGGGCGAGGCGTGTTCGCCTCGAAGGGTTACGAAGCGACCTCCATCGAGGAGGTGGCCCAGCAGGCGGGCGTGTCGAAGCCCATCGTCTACGAACACTTCGGCGCGAAGGAGGGGCTCTACGCGGCCATCGTGGACCGGGAGATGGATGACCTGGTGACGCGCGTGTCGGAGAGCATCGCCTCGGGCACGCCCCGCGAGCGGTTCGAGCGGGCGGTGCTGGCCTTCATGACGTACGCCAAGGAGGAGCCCGCGGGCTTCGCGGTGATGACGCGCGATTCACCGCTGGCGGCTGGACGGCGAGGCCTGACGCGCGTCATCGACGACCTCGCGCTGCGGGTTGCGGACATCTTCAAGAGCGAGTTCGAGCACGCTGGCTACAACCCCAAGGTCGCGCCCATCTACGCGAACGCGCTGGTGGGCATGGTGACGCAGGTGGGGCAGTGGTGGGCGGAGGATGGGCGCTCCTTCTCGATCGACCACGTCGCGCGCCACGTCGCGGCGCTCGGGTGGATGGGATTGCGGCACCTGCCGAAGGAACCGGCTGCTTCGAACGGGCGGCGTGGCGCGAAGCGACGCGGCGGTTGA
- the trhA gene encoding PAQR family membrane homeostasis protein TrhA, with protein MGAGLVLVLMAPTDRAATAAAVFAVSLVVLFSVSATYHRVNWSTRGRTWMRRMDHASIFILIAGTYTPVALLGISGTAGNRLLLLIWAGALAGVLQSLFWIQAPKVVTAALAVAVGWTLVPYFDEARQALTGSNLALILAGGVAYTAGALAYALKRPNLRPGVFGYHELFHALTLVGAGLHFTVVLRLVRAATL; from the coding sequence CTGGGAGCGGGCCTGGTGCTCGTCTTGATGGCCCCGACCGACCGGGCCGCGACGGCCGCCGCCGTGTTCGCCGTCAGCCTGGTGGTGTTGTTCTCGGTCAGCGCGACCTACCACCGGGTGAACTGGTCCACGCGAGGGAGGACATGGATGCGGCGAATGGACCACGCCTCCATCTTCATCCTCATCGCGGGCACCTATACGCCCGTCGCGCTGCTGGGCATCTCCGGGACCGCGGGCAACCGCCTGCTGCTCCTCATCTGGGCAGGCGCGCTCGCTGGCGTCCTGCAGTCGCTGTTCTGGATACAGGCGCCCAAGGTGGTGACGGCGGCGCTGGCCGTCGCGGTCGGCTGGACGCTGGTGCCGTACTTCGATGAAGCACGGCAAGCCCTCACGGGCAGCAACCTGGCGCTCATCCTCGCGGGGGGTGTCGCCTACACGGCGGGCGCCCTCGCCTATGCCCTGAAGCGGCCGAACCTCCGGCCCGGCGTCTTCGGCTACCACGAGCTGTTCCACGCCCTGACGCTGGTCGGTGCGGGGCTCCACTTCACGGTCGTCCTGCGACTCGTCCGCGCGGCGACCCTGTAG
- a CDS encoding TetR/AcrR family transcriptional regulator, with protein sequence MERKRRSATGEQSRRAILDAALDCFSRLGWAATTIEDIRKVSGASVGSVYHHFGAKEGIAVALYIDCLRLHQESLRSRLERKHDAEAFVRTIVTHHIAWSREHPEAARYLLRMRREEAVAAAEQEIQSATGDFIREGFSRMKAHAQAGELLPLPPAVYMPLMLGPAQELLRAWANGHVELKAGIEKVLADAAWRCLRPETAPSRKVP encoded by the coding sequence ATGGAGCGTAAACGTCGCAGCGCGACCGGCGAGCAGAGCCGTCGCGCCATCCTGGATGCCGCGCTGGATTGCTTCTCCCGGCTGGGCTGGGCGGCGACGACCATCGAGGACATCCGCAAGGTCAGCGGCGCCAGCGTGGGCAGCGTCTACCACCACTTCGGTGCGAAGGAAGGCATCGCGGTGGCGCTCTACATCGACTGCCTGCGTCTCCATCAGGAGTCGTTGCGGAGTCGGCTGGAGCGGAAGCACGACGCGGAAGCCTTCGTGCGCACCATCGTCACCCACCACATCGCCTGGTCCCGGGAGCACCCGGAGGCCGCCCGCTATCTCCTGCGCATGCGCCGTGAGGAAGCCGTGGCCGCGGCCGAACAGGAAATCCAATCCGCGACGGGCGACTTCATCCGGGAAGGCTTCAGCCGGATGAAGGCCCATGCCCAGGCGGGCGAGCTGCTGCCACTGCCTCCGGCCGTCTACATGCCGCTGATGCTCGGCCCCGCCCAGGAATTGCTGCGCGCCTGGGCCAACGGTCACGTGGAGCTCAAGGCCGGCATCGAGAAGGTCCTCGCAGATGCCGCCTGGCGATGCCTGCGTCCAGAGACAGCCCCCTCCAGGAAGGTGCCATGA
- a CDS encoding alpha/beta fold hydrolase, with translation MMPDDALPSPVATASPEVVRIPARDGLPLAATVYQGLQDNGVVVQINPATAVPRRYYDAFARFLSGRGFTVVTYDYRTMGDSVVDASLRNQARFQDWGELDTPAVLDWVTARFPSHRLAVVGHSAGGQMLGLAENASRIHSVLLIGSQHGWWRHWPLRQRLALAAIWYVALPASVALLGYFPGRAVGSEDLPGGIAKQWARWCRNPHYVSDDNGAPLRPYNDRVRARIRLYSFSDDSIAPEAAARALLDYYPNAAREHLHRTPAELGMKRIGHFGWFRSSTPEAVWVEAADWLEQTK, from the coding sequence ATGATGCCGGATGACGCCCTGCCCTCTCCCGTCGCGACGGCCTCACCGGAGGTCGTCCGGATTCCCGCCCGGGATGGGCTCCCTCTGGCCGCGACGGTGTACCAGGGGCTCCAGGACAATGGCGTGGTCGTCCAGATCAATCCCGCGACGGCCGTGCCGCGCAGGTACTACGACGCCTTCGCCCGGTTCCTCTCGGGCCGGGGTTTCACGGTCGTCACGTATGACTACCGGACCATGGGGGACTCGGTCGTCGATGCGTCCCTGCGCAACCAGGCCCGCTTCCAGGACTGGGGCGAGCTGGACACGCCCGCTGTGCTGGACTGGGTGACGGCGCGGTTCCCCTCGCACCGGCTGGCCGTCGTGGGCCACTCGGCGGGCGGTCAGATGCTGGGGCTGGCGGAGAACGCCTCCCGCATTCATTCCGTGCTGCTGATTGGCTCACAGCACGGCTGGTGGCGGCACTGGCCGCTCCGCCAACGGCTGGCGTTGGCCGCCATCTGGTACGTCGCGCTGCCCGCCTCCGTCGCGCTGCTGGGCTACTTCCCGGGCCGCGCCGTGGGCTCGGAAGACCTCCCAGGAGGCATCGCGAAGCAGTGGGCGCGCTGGTGCCGCAACCCACACTACGTCTCCGACGACAACGGCGCGCCGCTGAGGCCGTACAACGACCGGGTCCGGGCGCGAATACGGCTCTACAGCTTCTCCGACGATTCCATCGCGCCGGAGGCCGCCGCGCGTGCGTTGCTCGACTACTACCCGAACGCGGCGCGCGAGCACCTGCACCGCACGCCCGCGGAGCTCGGCATGAAGCGCATCGGCCACTTCGGCTGGTTCCGCTCCAGCACGCCCGAGGCCGTCTGGGTGGAGGCGGCGGATTGGCTCGAACAGACGAAGTGA
- a CDS encoding crotonase/enoyl-CoA hydratase family protein — MSNFITEETEGFVRKIGLNRPEKRNAMNIALIEQLSGALGRAEADENVRVCVLFAHGTVFTAGLDLMDVFPRLGDARTLFSAAGIDPWATHGPARTKPLIIAVHGKCLTLGIELMLAADITVASEDATFEQIEIDRGIFPFGGGTARWVRTMGWGNAMQYLLTGDALDAREAHRLGLVQRVVSREALMETAMGLAARIASKPPLAIKATIESARTAVLEGERAAAEKLLPAIQQLATTEDVQEALSAHFERRPATFRGR, encoded by the coding sequence ATGAGCAACTTCATCACGGAAGAGACCGAAGGGTTCGTGCGGAAGATTGGACTGAACCGCCCTGAGAAGCGGAACGCGATGAACATCGCGCTCATCGAGCAACTCTCGGGCGCGCTGGGACGGGCCGAGGCCGACGAGAACGTCCGGGTGTGCGTGCTCTTCGCTCACGGCACCGTGTTCACGGCGGGGCTGGACCTCATGGATGTGTTTCCCAGGCTGGGTGATGCCCGGACGCTGTTCAGCGCGGCGGGCATCGACCCGTGGGCCACGCATGGCCCCGCGAGGACGAAGCCGCTCATCATCGCGGTGCATGGCAAATGCCTCACGCTCGGCATCGAGCTGATGCTCGCGGCCGACATCACGGTGGCTTCCGAGGACGCCACCTTCGAGCAGATTGAAATCGACCGCGGCATCTTCCCCTTCGGCGGGGGCACGGCCCGGTGGGTGCGGACCATGGGTTGGGGCAACGCGATGCAGTACCTGCTGACGGGCGATGCGCTCGACGCGCGTGAAGCGCACCGGTTGGGGCTCGTGCAGCGAGTCGTCTCGCGCGAGGCGCTGATGGAGACGGCGATGGGCCTCGCGGCCCGCATCGCGTCGAAGCCGCCCCTCGCCATCAAGGCGACCATCGAGAGCGCGCGGACGGCCGTCCTCGAAGGGGAGCGCGCCGCGGCGGAGAAGCTCCTGCCGGCCATCCAGCAGCTCGCGACGACCGAGGATGTGCAGGAGGCGCTCTCCGCCCACTTCGAACGCCGGCCCGCGACCTTCCGCGGCCGATGA
- a CDS encoding YecA family protein, with product MSSKKPGRNDPCPCGSGKKYKVCHAAEDRARAAPPAAPASSARADLEAAMEVLGDPDVSKLSGALERLAELLTDWGPAPGLRFDVKAFSEHVGNELARLSENTEQDAASARRELLVGTVRALGTPAFLEALGAALMSKMSTPGLSAEDRRAIGVGTLLASASKRMGKARPEDIPVLDVVFDVQFREWSARHKELSQKYEALVKGLEEESLSDEAKAALQQARGGDVGALLKYVQEDPELAERIAREAKERAARVEAWLRASTTPAVFSPEEELWLTCALWDPMQALKALPTGTEPSVRRDAVTALMRAVKGALDEDFLVGLLDRLREKAKDAAADDATRTAYMDAAIAFEAEPARMTLAALLTARKEAEGRSPEEMVALADLKALTAWTPEAFEPYRALLLSMGLPAAAARIERCQAWLKEHPVTLRTEQA from the coding sequence TTGAGCTCGAAGAAGCCCGGCCGAAACGACCCGTGTCCCTGTGGCAGTGGCAAGAAGTACAAGGTCTGCCATGCCGCCGAGGACCGGGCCCGCGCCGCGCCGCCCGCCGCCCCCGCCTCGTCCGCCAGGGCCGACCTCGAGGCGGCGATGGAAGTGCTGGGCGACCCCGATGTGTCCAAGCTGTCCGGTGCCCTGGAGCGGCTGGCGGAGTTGCTGACGGACTGGGGCCCGGCGCCGGGCCTGCGCTTCGACGTGAAGGCCTTCTCCGAGCACGTGGGGAATGAACTGGCCCGGCTGTCGGAGAACACGGAGCAGGACGCCGCCAGCGCCCGTCGTGAGCTGTTGGTGGGAACGGTGCGCGCGCTCGGCACGCCTGCGTTCCTGGAGGCGCTCGGGGCCGCGCTGATGTCCAAGATGTCCACGCCTGGACTGTCCGCCGAGGACCGGCGGGCCATTGGCGTGGGCACACTGCTGGCCTCCGCGTCCAAGCGGATGGGCAAGGCCCGGCCGGAGGACATCCCCGTCCTGGACGTCGTCTTCGACGTGCAGTTCCGCGAGTGGAGCGCCAGGCACAAGGAGCTGTCCCAGAAGTACGAGGCGCTGGTGAAGGGGCTCGAGGAGGAGTCCCTCTCCGACGAGGCGAAGGCCGCGCTCCAACAGGCTCGTGGCGGCGACGTGGGCGCGCTGCTCAAGTACGTGCAAGAGGACCCGGAGCTGGCCGAGCGCATCGCTCGCGAGGCCAAGGAGCGCGCCGCCCGCGTGGAGGCGTGGCTGCGGGCCTCGACGACGCCGGCCGTCTTCTCGCCCGAAGAGGAGCTGTGGCTCACGTGCGCGCTCTGGGACCCGATGCAGGCGCTGAAGGCCCTGCCCACGGGCACGGAGCCCTCGGTGCGCCGGGACGCAGTGACGGCGCTGATGCGCGCGGTGAAGGGCGCGCTCGACGAGGACTTCCTCGTGGGGCTGCTCGACCGGCTGCGGGAGAAGGCGAAGGACGCGGCCGCGGATGACGCCACCCGCACGGCGTACATGGACGCCGCCATCGCCTTCGAGGCGGAGCCCGCGCGGATGACGCTCGCCGCGCTGCTCACGGCACGGAAGGAAGCAGAGGGGCGCTCGCCCGAGGAGATGGTGGCGCTGGCCGACCTCAAGGCGCTCACCGCGTGGACGCCGGAGGCCTTCGAGCCCTACCGCGCGCTGCTGCTGAGCATGGGCCTGCCTGCCGCCGCCGCGCGCATCGAGCGCTGCCAGGCATGGCTCAAGGAGCATCCGGTGACGCTGCGCACCGAGCAGGCCTGA